A window from Parambassis ranga chromosome 13, fParRan2.1, whole genome shotgun sequence encodes these proteins:
- the LOC114445481 gene encoding Ig kappa chain V region 3315: protein MLPYLCLVLCWLALPLQGLEILDPEEVEYIRSHTTATVGGSVTLDCGSVMPTIFIWGYTKPGTDNNRAVAVAYNYGQGPKLQSQSSSMGRLWVPEDTTALVIEDVQQDAAGMYTCQALYDTDEGARITFYLTRLDVEDH from the exons ATGCTTCCGTACCTCTGCTTGGTTCTCTGCTGGCTGGCTCTTCCTCTGCAAG GCCTGGAGATACTTGACCCCGAGGAGGTGGAGTACATTCGCTCACACACAACAGCCACCGTGGGAGGCTCGGTCACCTTGGACTGCGGCTCCGTCATGCCCACCATCTTCATCTGGGGCTACACTAAACCTGGAACTGACAACAACAGGGCCGTGGCTGTGGCTTACAACTATGGACAGGGCCCCAAACTGCAGTCTCAGTCCAGCAGCATGGGTCGCCTGTGGGTGCCTGAAGACACCACAGCTTTGGTCATAGAGGACGTTCAGCAGGACGCAGCCGGGATGTACACCTGCCAGGCTCTGTATGACACCGACGAAGGAGCCAGGATTACATTTTACCTAACACGACTGGACGTGGAGGACCACTGA